The following coding sequences are from one Kogia breviceps isolate mKogBre1 chromosome X, mKogBre1 haplotype 1, whole genome shotgun sequence window:
- the GPKOW gene encoding G-patch domain and KOW motifs-containing protein isoform X2, translated as MADAKDGVLRPAGASSAPISFSFSRTSARRRLAGDAAPEKDFLKTEKGRELQSVQPSEALKELVIPLIQNGHLRQPPTQAPGPSTQTDVLVDGILSQAVKELIEESTKSLEERENAGVDPTFAIPMIQKGCAPSGEGEDSEPRADTVPEEADYEAVPVEAYGLAMLRGMGWKPGEGIGRTFNQVVKPRVNSLRPKGLGLGANLTEVQALAPNGPHHLLRPDDEQEEDKEDQPQGLVPGGAVVVLSGPHRGLYGKVEGLDPDNARAMVRLAVGSRMVTVSEYCLRPVSQQEFDKNSLDRSQVSKTSLRQQNETALSWKALQDQDLHVRQEDSARKRKHHPDRQDGPAAKSEKAAPRSQHWLHRDLRVRFVDKLHKGGQYYNTKMTIEDVLNPDTCVCRTDEGQVLEGLREDMLETLVPKVQGDWVMVVLGPWTGRVGRLLDRDREQSRALVQLQRANQVVELHYDAICQYVGPSDSED; from the exons ATGGCGGATGCTAAAGATGGTGTTTTGCGGCCTGCGGGAGCCTCCAGTGCCCCAATTTCATTCAGCTTCAGTCGCACGTCCGCCCGGAGACGGCTGGCGGGAGACGCGGCTCCGGAGAAGGATTTCTTGAAGACCGAGAAAGGGAGGGAGCTGCAGAG TGTGCAGCCCTCAGAAGCCCTCAAGGAACTTGTCATCCCTTTGATCCAGAATGGCCATCTCAGGCAGCCACCGACCCAGGCCCCTGGACCATCCACACAGACTGACGTCTTGGTGGATGGAATTCTGTCTCAGGCTGTGAAGGAGCTCATTGAGG AATCCACGAAGtctctggaggagagagagaatgcgGGTGTCGACCCCACGTTCGCTATCCCCATGATCCAGAAAGGATGCGCCCCCAGCGGGGAAGGGGAAGACAGTGAACCCCGGGCTGACACA GTGCCGGAGGAGGCTGATTATGAGGCAGTCCCTGTAGAGGCCTATGGGCTGGCCATGCTGCGGGGCATGGGCTGGAAACCTGGCGAGGGCATCGGCCGTACCTTCAATCA AGTAGTGAAGCCCCGTGTCAACTCACTGAGGCCCAAGGGCTTAGGGCTGGGTGCCAACCTGACTGAGGTCCAGGCCCTGGCCCCCAACGGCCCCCACCACCTGCTGAGGCCAGATGATGAGCAAGAGGAGGATAAGGAAGACCAGCCTCAAGGACTGGTGCCTGGAGGAGCTGTGGTGGTTCTTTCTGGCCCTCACCGAGGCCTCTATGGGAAG GTGGAAGGCCTCGATCCTGACAATGCTCGGGCCATGGTCCGTCTGGCTGTGGGGAGCCGCATGGTGACTGTTAGTGAGTACTGCCTGCGGCCTGTCTCCCAGCAGGAGTTTGACAAGAACTCCTTGGATCGGA GCCAGGTGAGCAAAACTTCCCTAAGGCAACAGAATGAAACAGCCTTGTCATGGAAGGCCCTTCAGGATCAGGACCTCCACGTCCGGCAGGAGGACTCAGCGAGGAAGCGGAAACACCATCCAGACCG ACAGGATGGGCCTGCAGCCAAGAGTGAGAAAGCAGCTCCCAGGAGTCAGCACTGGCTGCACAGGGACCTGCGTGTGCGGTTTGTGGACAAGCTGCACAAGGGTGGCCAGTATTACAACACCAAG ATGACAATCGAAGATGTCCTGAACCCAGATACCTGTGTGTGTCGGACAGATGAAGGCCAGGTCCTAGAAG GCCTGAGGGAAGACATGCTGGAGACCCTGGTCCCCAAGGTCCAGGGCGACTGGGTGATGGTGGTGCTGGGGCCATGGACTGGAAGG GTGGGCCGTCTGCTGGACCGGGACAGAGAGCAGAGCCGGGCTCTTGTGCAGCTGCAGAGAGCGAATCAGGTGGTGGAGCTTCACTATGATGCCATCTGCCAGTACGTGGGCCCCAGCGACTCAGAGGACTGA
- the GPKOW gene encoding G-patch domain and KOW motifs-containing protein isoform X1 produces MADAKDGVLRPAGASSAPISFSFSRTSARRRLAGDAAPEKDFLKTEKGRELQSVQPSEALKELVIPLIQNGHLRQPPTQAPGPSTQTDVLVDGILSQAVKELIEESTKSLEERENAGVDPTFAIPMIQKGCAPSGEGEDSEPRADTVPEEADYEAVPVEAYGLAMLRGMGWKPGEGIGRTFNQVVKPRVNSLRPKGLGLGANLTEVQALAPNGPHHLLRPDDEQEEDKEDQPQGLVPGGAVVVLSGPHRGLYGKVEGLDPDNARAMVRLAVGSRMVTVSEYCLRPVSQQEFDKNSLDRSQVSKTSLRQQNETALSWKALQDQDLHVRQEDSARKRKHHPDRWDPEHLRWGQDGPAAKSEKAAPRSQHWLHRDLRVRFVDKLHKGGQYYNTKMTIEDVLNPDTCVCRTDEGQVLEGLREDMLETLVPKVQGDWVMVVLGPWTGRVGRLLDRDREQSRALVQLQRANQVVELHYDAICQYVGPSDSED; encoded by the exons ATGGCGGATGCTAAAGATGGTGTTTTGCGGCCTGCGGGAGCCTCCAGTGCCCCAATTTCATTCAGCTTCAGTCGCACGTCCGCCCGGAGACGGCTGGCGGGAGACGCGGCTCCGGAGAAGGATTTCTTGAAGACCGAGAAAGGGAGGGAGCTGCAGAG TGTGCAGCCCTCAGAAGCCCTCAAGGAACTTGTCATCCCTTTGATCCAGAATGGCCATCTCAGGCAGCCACCGACCCAGGCCCCTGGACCATCCACACAGACTGACGTCTTGGTGGATGGAATTCTGTCTCAGGCTGTGAAGGAGCTCATTGAGG AATCCACGAAGtctctggaggagagagagaatgcgGGTGTCGACCCCACGTTCGCTATCCCCATGATCCAGAAAGGATGCGCCCCCAGCGGGGAAGGGGAAGACAGTGAACCCCGGGCTGACACA GTGCCGGAGGAGGCTGATTATGAGGCAGTCCCTGTAGAGGCCTATGGGCTGGCCATGCTGCGGGGCATGGGCTGGAAACCTGGCGAGGGCATCGGCCGTACCTTCAATCA AGTAGTGAAGCCCCGTGTCAACTCACTGAGGCCCAAGGGCTTAGGGCTGGGTGCCAACCTGACTGAGGTCCAGGCCCTGGCCCCCAACGGCCCCCACCACCTGCTGAGGCCAGATGATGAGCAAGAGGAGGATAAGGAAGACCAGCCTCAAGGACTGGTGCCTGGAGGAGCTGTGGTGGTTCTTTCTGGCCCTCACCGAGGCCTCTATGGGAAG GTGGAAGGCCTCGATCCTGACAATGCTCGGGCCATGGTCCGTCTGGCTGTGGGGAGCCGCATGGTGACTGTTAGTGAGTACTGCCTGCGGCCTGTCTCCCAGCAGGAGTTTGACAAGAACTCCTTGGATCGGA GCCAGGTGAGCAAAACTTCCCTAAGGCAACAGAATGAAACAGCCTTGTCATGGAAGGCCCTTCAGGATCAGGACCTCCACGTCCGGCAGGAGGACTCAGCGAGGAAGCGGAAACACCATCCAGACCGGTGGGACCCTGAGCATCTCAGATGGGG ACAGGATGGGCCTGCAGCCAAGAGTGAGAAAGCAGCTCCCAGGAGTCAGCACTGGCTGCACAGGGACCTGCGTGTGCGGTTTGTGGACAAGCTGCACAAGGGTGGCCAGTATTACAACACCAAG ATGACAATCGAAGATGTCCTGAACCCAGATACCTGTGTGTGTCGGACAGATGAAGGCCAGGTCCTAGAAG GCCTGAGGGAAGACATGCTGGAGACCCTGGTCCCCAAGGTCCAGGGCGACTGGGTGATGGTGGTGCTGGGGCCATGGACTGGAAGG GTGGGCCGTCTGCTGGACCGGGACAGAGAGCAGAGCCGGGCTCTTGTGCAGCTGCAGAGAGCGAATCAGGTGGTGGAGCTTCACTATGATGCCATCTGCCAGTACGTGGGCCCCAGCGACTCAGAGGACTGA